The Ananas comosus cultivar F153 unplaced genomic scaffold, ASM154086v1, whole genome shotgun sequence genome includes a region encoding these proteins:
- the LOC109705745 gene encoding auxin-responsive protein IAA9-like, with translation MELELGLALPNNDLINEIDLNDYTSSSSSSSSSSSSSSSLSRRKRGFDETSERAALPLFEQKGRGNDDKDDDSDHQKAFGKVLVGWPPIKRSGSGGGSARAAIFVKVKMEGVAIGRKVDLSLCDSYEALFRTLERMFPNRPNDGKTCKQTPNNRHHYVVTYEDGDGDWMLVGDVPWEAFIRSVKRLKIHN, from the exons ATGGAGCTTGAATTGGGACTAGCCTTACCCAACAACGATTTGATAAACGAAATCGATCTCAATGATTAcacatcctcctcctcctcctcctcctcctcctcctcctcctcctcctccctgtCACGCAGGAAAAGGGGATTCGACGAGACCAGCGAGAGGGCCGCATTGCCCCTCTTCGAGCAAAAAGGCCGAGGAAACGATGATAAAGATGATGATAGTGATCATCAAAAGGCCTTCGGCAA AGTGTTGGTGGGGTGGCCGCCGATCAAAAGGAGCGGCAGCGGGGGCGGCAGCGCAAGGGCAGCGATTTTTGTGAAAGTTAAGATGGAAGGGGTGGCCATCGGGAGGAAGGTGGATCTCTCCCTTTGCGACTCCTATGAAGCACTCTTCCGCACGCTTGAACGCATGTTCCCCAACAGGCCGAATG ATGGTAAAACATGTAAGCAAACGCCTAATAATCGTCATCACTACGTGGTCACTTATGAGGATGGAGATGGAGACTGGATGTTGGTGGGTGATGTGCCGTGGGA AGCTTTCATCCGGTCGGTTAAGCGTCTCA